TCGCTGAAATAATGAACACAGTCGTATCTGAATGACTATGTTTTAATGCTTGTTGAACCGATGCCTCCGATAAAGCATCAATTGCCGAGGTCGAATCATCTAATATCAAAATTTTCGGCTTACGTATAAAAGCCCGAGTCATCGACAGACGCTGTTTTTGACCTCCTGAAAGATTCGTCGCTCCTTGCATTAGTTCATGAGCAAACTGCCCATCCAATTTTTCAATAAATTCACTTGCTGCAGCAGATTGTGCCGCTTCTTCCATTTCTGTAATGGACGCTTCTTCTTTTCCATAGCGTAAATTATCTTCAATTTCTCCCGAAAACAGCATAGCTTTTTGTGGGACAAAACCAATGGACCCTCTTAGCATCCCTAGTGGATATTCCTTTAGATTGACACCATCTATTAGAACTTCACCAGAGTCAGGGTCATAAAGGCGCGGAATTAGTTTGAGTAGCGTAGATTTCCCACTGCCAGTAGAACCTATAATACCAATTGTCTCTCCCGCTTTTGCCTGGAACGAAATATTTTTTAGTACATACTCCCCGTTTTTACTATAACTAAAATTTACGTCTTTAAATTCTACTTCACCTTTAATTTTTGGAGACGAGATGGATATTTCCGGTTCTTGAATATCAATTTCCGTTTGAAGTACCTGCTGAATCCGATTGGCCGAAGTAAAGGAACGCGTAATTTGCATCAATACGTGGCTACTCGTCATTAGCCCATTCATAATAATATTTAAGTAGTTAATAAAAGCAAGAATAACGCCTACTTGCAACGTCCCTTCATTTACTTTTATCGCTCCCATCCACATTCCTACAACAACGCCAATGTTCACGACAAAAAGCATAATTGGCATTAACGCCAAAATGACTTGTTCGGCAGACATATTTCGCTTCGTTAACGTGTCGTTCACTGTTTTAAACGTTTCAATTTCATAATCCTGCCGGTCAAATGCTTTGATTACCCGAATACCTGCGAATGTTTCTTGTAACTTTGTATTCACTTGATCCATTGCTTTTTGCACTTTCTCGAACAATTTGCCTGATTGTGATGAAAAATAATAAATTAAAACCATTAAAATAGGAATTGCCACTAATAATACAGGAAACAAATCACGTGCTGTAAACCAAACGATAAACACTGCTCCTATAAACAACAGTGGACCACGTACAAAAATGCGCAACGTCATCATTAATGCTTGCTGAACAGCTGTTACATCGTTGGTTACGATTGTGATTAGTTTCCCAGCACCAAATGAATCCGTATTTTTACTCGAAAACTGTTCCGTTTTTTTGAAAACATCGCGACGAATATCCGCCGCAAAATTGACGGCTGCTTTCGTACTGAAAATAGAACTACCAGCCCCGCCAATTAATCCAATAAAAGCAGTCAGAAGCATTAATAGGCCAAGTCTAATAACATAAGCATTATCATTATTCGTAATTCCCACATCAATAATATGTTGCATAATCGTTGGTTGCAGCAAATCCATCGCTACTTCAATACACATTAAAAGCGGTCCTAAAATCGCAAATAATGTATACGGCTTTATGTATGGAAGTAATTTACCTAGGGATTTCATCTAATTTCCCCTCCCTATTGGTTTTCTCTCTGTATACGTTCAGTTATTTCTTTTATAAAATTAATTAACTTTGAAGAACTTTCAGAACTTCGACGTGCTTGTTTGATTGCTTTTCTTAGTTCAGCTTCCCATAAATCCATCGTTTCCTTAAGTTGGACAGCCTCTTCAGAATTTTGCCAAACCCATCGCGCCTCCCACTCACTCCAGAATTCACCTTCTCTTCGGTCTACAAATTCGTTTAAGCGTTCTGTCCCTTTTTCTTTCATAAAGTAGGTCTTCTTATCTGATCCAGGATCGAGATCTATCATATCCCGCTCCATTAATTCTTGAAGCGCAGGATAAACCGTGCCAGCACTTGCCGAATAAAGTCCTCCCGACCTACTTTCTAATTCCTTCATAATTTGATATCCATGCATCGGTTCTTCCCCAAGTAAATGCAGAATCGCCATCTGCACAAACCCTCTCCGCCTTTTCATGTAATCCACTCCTTTAACTAT
The nucleotide sequence above comes from Psychrobacillus glaciei. Encoded proteins:
- a CDS encoding ABC transporter ATP-binding protein yields the protein MKSLGKLLPYIKPYTLFAILGPLLMCIEVAMDLLQPTIMQHIIDVGITNNDNAYVIRLGLLMLLTAFIGLIGGAGSSIFSTKAAVNFAADIRRDVFKKTEQFSSKNTDSFGAGKLITIVTNDVTAVQQALMMTLRIFVRGPLLFIGAVFIVWFTARDLFPVLLVAIPILMVLIYYFSSQSGKLFEKVQKAMDQVNTKLQETFAGIRVIKAFDRQDYEIETFKTVNDTLTKRNMSAEQVILALMPIMLFVVNIGVVVGMWMGAIKVNEGTLQVGVILAFINYLNIIMNGLMTSSHVLMQITRSFTSANRIQQVLQTEIDIQEPEISISSPKIKGEVEFKDVNFSYSKNGEYVLKNISFQAKAGETIGIIGSTGSGKSTLLKLIPRLYDPDSGEVLIDGVNLKEYPLGMLRGSIGFVPQKAMLFSGEIEDNLRYGKEEASITEMEEAAQSAAASEFIEKLDGQFAHELMQGATNLSGGQKQRLSMTRAFIRKPKILILDDSTSAIDALSEASVQQALKHSHSDTTVFIISAKVSSIIDADQILVIDDGTIEASGTHEELLVRSNVYRGIYQTQTGKEVLSYE
- a CDS encoding PadR family transcriptional regulator, translating into MKRRRGFVQMAILHLLGEEPMHGYQIMKELESRSGGLYSASAGTVYPALQELMERDMIDLDPGSDKKTYFMKEKGTERLNEFVDRREGEFWSEWEARWVWQNSEEAVQLKETMDLWEAELRKAIKQARRSSESSSKLINFIKEITERIQRENQ